Proteins from a genomic interval of Nocardia sp. BMG51109:
- a CDS encoding GntR family transcriptional regulator, with protein MTQTNAPLPQSRTAYVLERLRADMDSGVINPGDQLRQTAIAKRYGVSPTPVREALRILAADGAIEYTSHRGATVRDFTPQMAQDLYRMRAELEGLACEIAAERMTDDDFRAVRRANEALVSATAAGEDPARLSVLNRELHFAIYAGTSAAVIDSVRHLWQRFTPSVTLWGVQSFCQALDQDHDLILAALERRDAAAARAAMRDHVLHAWELRQTDTNLRADGAPVAGETGR; from the coding sequence TTGACCCAGACAAACGCACCCCTGCCGCAGAGCCGAACGGCCTACGTGCTGGAGCGCCTGAGGGCCGACATGGACTCAGGCGTCATCAACCCCGGCGACCAGCTCCGCCAGACCGCCATCGCCAAGCGGTACGGCGTGAGCCCCACCCCCGTCCGCGAGGCGCTCAGGATCCTCGCCGCCGACGGCGCCATCGAATACACCAGCCACCGGGGCGCCACCGTGCGTGACTTCACGCCGCAGATGGCCCAGGATCTCTACCGGATGCGCGCCGAACTCGAGGGCCTGGCCTGCGAGATCGCCGCCGAGCGCATGACCGACGACGACTTCCGGGCGGTCCGGCGAGCCAACGAGGCGCTGGTGAGCGCGACGGCCGCCGGGGAGGATCCGGCCCGGCTCTCCGTACTCAACCGCGAACTGCACTTCGCGATCTACGCCGGCACCTCGGCCGCGGTCATCGACTCGGTGCGGCACCTGTGGCAGCGGTTCACCCCCTCGGTCACCCTGTGGGGCGTCCAGTCCTTCTGCCAGGCACTGGACCAGGATCACGACCTGATCCTGGCGGCGCTCGAGAGACGAGACGCGGCCGCTGCCCGCGCCGCCATGCGCGACCACGTCCTGCACGCCTGGGAGCTGCGCCAGACCGACACGAATCTCCGGGCCGACGGAGCCCCGGTCGCCGGCGAGACCGGACGCTGA
- a CDS encoding MFS transporter — MRRPTWFLAITAVSLLSHTVLSGVRTLISYRVLALGGDGLAVGVVTAAFALLPLVVALRIGRAVDRGLAVPALRLGLGLTVVAVVLAAGSSHLIVLGAASALLGLAQMLHTVACQSMVALWSPPELMDGRFGHLTLSVSVGQLLGFPIAGLVATLTTQDSGSVSTGPALLVMAAIAFTAVPLAFLFAPGDATRVSRSDAAGGQQSTFRLLATPGMKPAIYSSLTVLTAMDLLMAYLPVLGQEMGLSVATVTALLTARTVTSVLSRATMPMLLRRVPRRWLLVSATLASGVPMALVPFTSAVVPLMLAMLLMGFFWGIGQPLTMSWVTLIADSRNRAAALAVRLAGNRIGQVAVPVLAGSLSGLAGVGATFHASGLLLISSGLLTHSVTRRLRPDSA; from the coding sequence TTGAGACGCCCGACCTGGTTCCTCGCGATCACGGCCGTCTCGCTCCTGTCGCACACCGTGCTCAGCGGCGTCCGCACGCTGATCTCCTACCGGGTGCTGGCGCTGGGCGGGGACGGCCTCGCCGTGGGTGTCGTCACCGCGGCCTTCGCGCTCCTGCCGCTCGTCGTCGCCCTGCGGATCGGACGTGCCGTCGACCGCGGGCTGGCCGTGCCGGCACTGCGACTGGGCCTGGGGCTCACCGTGGTCGCGGTGGTACTCGCGGCCGGGAGCTCCCATCTGATCGTGCTGGGGGCGGCCAGCGCGCTGCTGGGGCTCGCCCAGATGCTGCACACCGTGGCCTGCCAGAGCATGGTGGCGCTCTGGTCCCCGCCCGAACTCATGGACGGCCGCTTCGGTCACCTCACCCTCAGCGTCTCCGTCGGGCAGCTGCTCGGCTTCCCGATCGCGGGTCTGGTGGCCACCCTGACCACCCAGGATTCCGGCTCGGTCAGCACCGGCCCGGCGCTGCTGGTGATGGCCGCGATCGCATTCACGGCCGTGCCGCTCGCCTTCCTGTTCGCGCCCGGGGACGCCACGCGGGTCAGCCGGTCCGACGCGGCCGGCGGGCAGCAGTCCACGTTCCGCCTGCTCGCCACGCCGGGGATGAAGCCGGCCATCTACTCCAGCCTGACCGTGCTCACGGCCATGGATCTCCTGATGGCCTATCTACCCGTCCTGGGACAGGAGATGGGACTCAGCGTCGCCACGGTCACCGCCCTGCTCACCGCGCGGACCGTCACCTCCGTCCTCTCCCGCGCGACCATGCCGATGCTGCTGCGGCGGGTGCCGCGGCGGTGGCTCCTCGTCTCCGCCACCCTCGCCTCGGGGGTGCCGATGGCGCTCGTGCCGTTCACCTCGGCGGTCGTCCCGCTGATGCTCGCCATGTTGCTGATGGGGTTCTTCTGGGGTATCGGCCAGCCGCTCACCATGTCCTGGGTGACGCTGATCGCCGACTCCCGCAACCGGGCCGCCGCACTGGCCGTCAGGCTGGCCGGCAACCGGATCGGCCAGGTCGCGGTACCGGTGCTGGCGGGCAGCCTCTCCGGCCTGGCCGGGGTCGGCGCCACCTTCCATGCCAGTGGCCTGCTGTTGATCTCGTCCGGACTACTCACCCACTCGGTCACCCGTCGCCTACGGCCCGACAGCGCCTGA
- a CDS encoding LysR family transcriptional regulator, protein MTDDPLTTHLSSLAPRVALLDALAEESNLTRAAALAGVPQPTASRWLTELAETLGTPVVARAGRGIRLTHAGQQLAESARRAAGELRLGFRAALSEADPERGHVSLAFLHTMGGVRVPELLAGFRAVHPGIRFTLVQGASEEMLQRLSAGEADLVLTAPLPAGDPRFETSALAKQPLVAVVPAGHALASRTRIALTDLAHSEFVSLKPGFGLRRIVDDLLARAGCTPRVSFEGEEADTLRGMVAARLGVAILPESEPVPNPGTVEIPLHPSAFREIGLAWSAERPLAPAVRTFRDYAESAAR, encoded by the coding sequence TTGACGGACGACCCGCTGACCACGCACCTTTCGTCGCTTGCGCCCCGCGTCGCCCTGCTGGACGCGCTGGCCGAGGAGAGCAACCTCACGCGCGCGGCCGCGCTGGCCGGCGTTCCCCAGCCGACCGCGAGCCGATGGCTGACCGAGCTGGCCGAGACCCTGGGCACTCCCGTGGTCGCCCGCGCCGGGCGAGGCATCCGGCTGACACACGCGGGACAGCAGCTGGCCGAGTCCGCACGCCGGGCCGCGGGCGAGCTCCGGCTGGGCTTCCGCGCCGCCCTCTCCGAAGCCGACCCGGAACGAGGGCACGTCTCGTTGGCCTTCCTGCACACCATGGGAGGCGTTCGCGTTCCCGAACTGCTGGCCGGGTTCCGCGCCGTACATCCCGGCATCCGGTTCACCCTGGTGCAGGGTGCGAGCGAAGAGATGTTGCAGCGGTTGAGTGCGGGGGAAGCGGATCTGGTCCTGACGGCGCCGCTGCCCGCCGGTGATCCCCGCTTCGAGACCTCCGCTCTCGCGAAACAGCCGCTGGTGGCCGTCGTCCCGGCGGGGCATGCGCTGGCATCCCGCACGCGTATCGCGCTCACCGACCTCGCGCACTCGGAGTTCGTGTCGCTGAAACCCGGGTTCGGTCTGCGCCGCATCGTCGACGACCTGCTCGCCCGGGCGGGCTGCACCCCGCGGGTCTCGTTCGAGGGTGAGGAAGCGGACACACTGCGCGGAATGGTGGCCGCGCGACTGGGCGTCGCGATCCTCCCGGAATCCGAGCCGGTGCCCAACCCCGGCACGGTGGAGATCCCGCTGCATCCGTCCGCATTTCGCGAGATCGGCCTGGCCTGGTCCGCGGAGCGCCCGCTGGCACCGGCGGTCCGCACGTTTCGCGACTACGCCGAGAGCGCGGCCCGGTGA
- a CDS encoding MFS transporter, translating into MTAATTQDTPLRHLQGTPGFRRITSALFASGLATFTTLYCVQALLPALSTRFGVTPAESSLAVSVATAGLALGVIPLTALSGVVGRTSMMTTALFAAALLGIAQALSPTFAVLLVLRALQGIALAGLQATAMSYLAEEIDRRSLGYAMGLFIAGNGIGGMAGRLIGSLVLDLTNWRWALAVVGFVALLCAVVFRVNIVPSANFVPSPPRVRHLAGAVGRSFTDSGLVRLFACGFLLMGCFVTVYNYLGFRLLNPPFALAPVVVGLIFVVYLAGSVSSTVAGRLVDVLGRPRMLPAAAAITLAGIALMLPSNIVVVVIGLVVTTAGFFAAHSVASGWVGPRAATLRVQGAAVYLFCYYLGSSVGGTVGGLAYSAGGWPGVSLYAGTLVAGVLVLAFTLRKLPQAKPR; encoded by the coding sequence GTGACAGCCGCGACGACACAGGACACACCGCTTCGGCACCTGCAGGGAACCCCCGGTTTCCGCCGCATCACCTCGGCGCTGTTCGCGTCCGGACTGGCGACCTTCACCACTCTCTACTGCGTGCAGGCGCTCCTGCCGGCGTTGAGCACGAGGTTCGGGGTGACGCCGGCCGAGTCGAGTCTCGCCGTATCGGTCGCCACGGCCGGGCTGGCGCTGGGCGTGATCCCGTTGACGGCGTTGTCGGGAGTCGTCGGGCGGACGTCCATGATGACAACCGCCCTGTTCGCCGCCGCACTGCTGGGGATCGCCCAGGCCCTCAGCCCGACCTTCGCGGTGCTGCTCGTGCTGCGCGCGCTCCAGGGCATCGCGCTCGCGGGACTGCAGGCCACCGCCATGTCCTACCTGGCCGAGGAAATCGACCGCCGCTCACTGGGATACGCCATGGGCCTCTTTATCGCGGGCAACGGCATCGGCGGGATGGCGGGCCGGCTGATCGGCAGCCTGGTGCTGGACCTGACGAACTGGCGGTGGGCGCTGGCAGTCGTCGGCTTCGTCGCTCTCCTCTGTGCGGTCGTGTTCCGCGTCAACATCGTGCCGTCGGCCAATTTCGTCCCGAGCCCGCCGCGGGTCCGGCATCTGGCCGGCGCCGTGGGGCGATCGTTCACCGATTCCGGCCTCGTCCGCCTTTTCGCCTGCGGCTTCCTGCTGATGGGCTGCTTCGTGACGGTCTACAACTACCTGGGTTTCCGGCTGCTGAACCCGCCGTTCGCGCTGGCCCCGGTCGTCGTCGGGCTGATCTTCGTGGTGTATCTCGCCGGCTCCGTGTCCTCCACCGTCGCCGGCCGCCTGGTCGACGTGCTCGGCCGGCCGAGGATGCTGCCCGCCGCCGCCGCGATCACGCTTGCCGGCATTGCCCTGATGCTGCCGTCGAACATCGTGGTCGTCGTGATCGGTCTCGTCGTCACCACGGCGGGCTTCTTCGCCGCACATTCCGTAGCGAGCGGCTGGGTCGGCCCGCGGGCGGCGACCCTGCGGGTGCAGGGGGCGGCGGTCTACCTGTTCTGCTACTACCTCGGCTCCAGCGTGGGCGGTACGGTCGGCGGGCTCGCCTACAGCGCGGGCGGCTGGCCGGGCGTCTCGCTGTACGCCGGGACACTCGTGGCGGGAGTGCTGGTCCTGGCGTTCACACTGCGCAAGCTGCCGCAGGCGAAGCCTCGGTGA
- a CDS encoding acyl-CoA dehydrogenase family protein, which produces MAVDRLLPTDEARELIRLARDIADKALAPIVDEHERSESYPGDVFATLGAAGLLSLPYPQEWGGGGQPYEVYLQVLEEIAARWAAVAVAVSVHSLACHPLMVFGTEEQRHRWLPEMLGGNTIGAYSLSEPQAGSDAAAVACKAAPAEGGYRLSGTKAWITHGGIADFYNVFARTGAGSRGISCFLVPKELEGLHFGKPEEKMGLHAVPTTTAHFDNAYLPAERRIGAEGQGLQIALSALDSGRLGIAAVATGLAQAALDEAVGYAKERSTFGRKIIDHQGLGFLLADMAAAVDSARATYIDAARRRDAGLPYSRQAAVAKLVATDAAMKVTTDAVQVFGGYGYTRDFRVERYMREAKITQIFEGTNQIQRLVISRSLAK; this is translated from the coding sequence GTGGCTGTCGATCGGCTGCTGCCTACCGATGAGGCTCGGGAGCTGATTCGGCTCGCGCGTGATATCGCGGACAAGGCGCTTGCGCCGATCGTCGATGAGCACGAGCGGTCGGAGTCGTATCCGGGTGATGTCTTCGCCACGCTCGGCGCCGCGGGGCTGCTGAGTTTGCCGTACCCGCAGGAGTGGGGCGGCGGCGGCCAGCCCTATGAGGTCTATCTGCAGGTGCTCGAGGAAATCGCCGCGCGATGGGCCGCGGTGGCGGTGGCCGTGAGCGTGCACAGCCTCGCCTGTCATCCGCTGATGGTTTTCGGGACCGAGGAACAGCGGCACCGGTGGCTGCCGGAGATGCTGGGCGGCAACACGATCGGTGCGTACAGTCTGTCCGAACCGCAGGCGGGCTCCGACGCGGCGGCAGTGGCATGCAAGGCGGCGCCCGCCGAGGGCGGTTATCGGCTCAGCGGTACCAAGGCGTGGATCACGCACGGCGGTATCGCCGATTTCTACAACGTGTTCGCGCGCACCGGAGCGGGATCGCGCGGAATCTCGTGCTTTCTGGTTCCCAAGGAGCTCGAAGGTTTGCATTTCGGCAAGCCCGAGGAAAAGATGGGCCTGCATGCGGTGCCGACGACCACCGCGCATTTCGACAACGCCTACCTGCCCGCGGAGCGGCGGATCGGTGCCGAGGGCCAAGGTCTGCAAATCGCTTTGAGCGCATTGGATTCCGGGCGTCTCGGGATCGCGGCGGTGGCGACGGGCTTGGCTCAGGCCGCGCTCGACGAGGCGGTCGGCTATGCGAAAGAACGCAGCACCTTCGGCAGGAAGATCATCGACCATCAGGGCCTGGGCTTTCTCCTCGCCGATATGGCCGCCGCGGTCGACTCGGCCCGTGCCACCTACATCGACGCCGCGCGACGTCGCGACGCGGGGCTGCCCTACTCGCGGCAGGCCGCGGTTGCCAAGCTCGTGGCCACGGACGCCGCGATGAAGGTGACCACCGACGCCGTACAGGTCTTCGGGGGCTACGGCTACACCCGTGACTTTCGCGTCGAGCGGTACATGCGTGAAGCGAAGATCACCCAGATCTTCGAGGGCACCAACCAGATTCAGCGCCTGGTCATCAGCCGCTCGCTGGCGAAGTGA
- a CDS encoding TetR/AcrR family transcriptional regulator has translation MTQRARSGFGTRRRTELFDAMVGLFLAEGFAHLTLDDIASRLRCSKTTLYTLAGSKEQLVRAATVHFFRRATEDVEQRIATATGARERIIAYLSAVGTVLGAASDQFMTDLDAFIPAREVYEQNTRLAARRVREFVDAGVAAGEFREVHAAFAADLAATMMVRIQQGGVRTETGLDDADAYRELATILTTGLRA, from the coding sequence ATGACTCAGAGGGCTCGTAGCGGTTTCGGAACCCGCCGGCGCACCGAATTGTTCGACGCGATGGTCGGGCTCTTCCTGGCCGAGGGGTTCGCCCATCTGACCCTCGACGACATCGCGTCCCGGCTGCGGTGTTCGAAGACCACGCTGTACACCCTGGCCGGCAGCAAAGAGCAGCTGGTCCGGGCCGCCACCGTGCACTTCTTCCGGCGCGCCACCGAGGATGTCGAGCAGCGCATCGCCACGGCCACCGGAGCACGCGAACGCATCATCGCGTATTTGTCCGCCGTCGGAACGGTCCTCGGCGCCGCATCGGATCAATTCATGACCGACCTGGACGCATTCATCCCCGCCCGAGAGGTGTACGAGCAGAACACGCGCCTCGCGGCGAGAAGAGTGCGAGAATTCGTCGACGCCGGCGTCGCGGCCGGCGAATTCCGGGAAGTACACGCCGCATTCGCCGCCGACCTGGCCGCGACCATGATGGTCCGAATACAGCAGGGCGGCGTCCGCACCGAAACCGGCCTGGACGATGCCGACGCCTATCGCGAACTCGCCACCATCCTCACCACCGGACTGCGCGCGTGA
- a CDS encoding oxygenase MpaB family protein — protein sequence MTTPIPARHPDRPRKAPGVRPFTLALGIGAPSPERWRLLGESLLVGDEPMDALVEWMYAEGMATTRPMFDQALRGGIDSVPDAPQPLRTFFTAVEDTPSWVDQQLLRHGERVFRSGGTDGLYFARDVSFLGGYLASGFNKTLLRTGALEKGPARRFAETLQWAMDVSAENGMQRFGVGYRSTLHVRFIHSMVRRHVAAMPDWEADQWGVPINQTDMAATLVGALLAPFVGALALGVVPSRADTVAAAHLTRYVGWLIGVEERWLPTGFRDGVAILQHCLNAITNPDDTSRQLALPMGDDPLNWSYPNLPVLRGRLARAQHLSVTSAFLGPKAMKILGLPYVPPWYPALRIPVNLARTAATRLAPGGRDRAAVRGRREQEEFLRRLIGDTAATIGESAPPLHHTA from the coding sequence ATGACGACACCCATTCCCGCCCGGCATCCCGACCGGCCTCGTAAGGCACCCGGAGTGCGGCCGTTCACCCTGGCGCTGGGCATCGGTGCGCCCTCCCCGGAACGGTGGCGGCTGCTCGGCGAATCGCTCCTGGTGGGTGACGAGCCCATGGATGCGCTGGTGGAGTGGATGTATGCGGAGGGGATGGCCACCACCCGCCCGATGTTCGACCAAGCCCTGCGCGGCGGTATCGACAGTGTTCCCGATGCGCCGCAGCCGTTGCGGACGTTCTTCACCGCGGTCGAGGACACCCCGTCCTGGGTCGATCAGCAACTGCTGCGCCACGGCGAGCGGGTGTTTCGTTCCGGCGGCACCGACGGCCTGTACTTCGCCCGGGACGTGTCGTTCCTCGGTGGCTACCTGGCCTCGGGATTCAACAAGACGCTGTTGCGTACCGGTGCGCTGGAGAAGGGCCCGGCGCGCCGGTTCGCCGAGACGCTGCAGTGGGCGATGGACGTGTCGGCGGAGAACGGGATGCAGCGTTTCGGCGTCGGCTACCGCTCCACCCTGCATGTGCGGTTCATCCACTCGATGGTGCGCCGCCACGTCGCCGCGATGCCGGACTGGGAAGCCGACCAGTGGGGCGTGCCGATCAACCAGACCGATATGGCCGCCACCCTGGTCGGGGCCCTGCTGGCGCCGTTCGTCGGCGCCCTGGCCCTGGGCGTCGTGCCGTCGCGCGCCGATACGGTCGCCGCCGCGCACCTCACCCGCTATGTCGGCTGGCTGATCGGTGTGGAGGAGCGCTGGCTGCCCACCGGATTCCGCGATGGCGTCGCCATCCTGCAGCACTGCCTCAACGCCATCACCAATCCCGACGACACCAGCCGTCAGCTCGCGCTGCCGATGGGCGACGACCCGCTGAACTGGTCCTACCCCAACCTCCCCGTCCTGCGTGGCCGCCTCGCGCGTGCCCAGCACCTGTCGGTCACCAGCGCCTTCCTCGGTCCCAAGGCCATGAAGATCCTCGGCCTGCCCTATGTGCCGCCCTGGTATCCCGCGTTGCGCATCCCGGTCAACCTCGCCCGCACCGCCGCCACCCGCCTGGCGCCCGGCGGCCGCGACCGCGCCGCCGTCCGCGGCCGCCGCGAACAGGAAGAGTTCCTGCGCCGCCTCATCGGCGACACCGCCGCCACGATCGGCGAATCCGCGCCCCCGCTCCACCACACCGCCTGA
- a CDS encoding TetR/AcrR family transcriptional regulator: MADGYDEADEAIMDAALERILQVGIRRASLEDIARRAGINRITIHRRFAGKDNLVEAVLERETQRMQVEVTAIAAAAPGVDAQIEETVLYVLLQTRIHRLVAELLRVAPEEALGFYTVQGGRLVALGIDYIVGMLTHAQSAGLIAGYDPRPVAELVARLAHSLMLTPDGGSVEFTDPDAARTFVRTTIVPLMKRGITTDDEELAHDDDDTHSRPASRPAS; this comes from the coding sequence ATGGCGGACGGGTACGACGAGGCCGACGAGGCGATCATGGATGCCGCGCTGGAGCGGATCCTGCAGGTCGGGATCCGGCGGGCCAGCCTGGAGGACATCGCCCGGCGGGCCGGGATCAACAGGATCACCATCCATCGCCGGTTCGCCGGCAAGGACAATCTGGTCGAGGCGGTGCTGGAGCGCGAGACGCAACGGATGCAGGTCGAGGTGACCGCGATCGCCGCGGCCGCCCCCGGGGTGGACGCGCAGATCGAGGAGACGGTGCTGTACGTCTTGCTGCAGACCCGGATCCACCGGTTGGTGGCCGAGCTGTTGCGGGTGGCGCCGGAGGAGGCGCTGGGCTTCTACACCGTGCAGGGTGGGCGTCTGGTCGCGCTCGGTATCGACTACATCGTCGGCATGCTCACCCATGCCCAGTCCGCCGGCCTGATCGCCGGTTACGACCCGCGTCCGGTGGCCGAACTCGTTGCCCGCCTTGCTCATTCGCTGATGCTGACTCCGGACGGCGGCAGTGTCGAGTTCACCGACCCCGACGCTGCCCGCACCTTCGTCCGCACCACGATCGTGCCGCTGATGAAACGCGGCATCACCACCGACGATGAGGAACTCGCTCATGACGATGACGACACCCATTCCCGCCCGGCATCCCGACCGGCCTCGTAA
- a CDS encoding universal stress protein, giving the protein MAREYGDNAHHLASAPVVVGVDGSAAADSALTWAAEVARQRGRELRIVHGLDLNGMRDVFGRYDVWVPPVLDTVRSEGEAIVQRAEHQVRAAAHELGVSTEVSDESPAELLLRHSATAYLVVLGASGTSGLLAHMGSILLSVISHAEGAVVVVRTDPDADNGVRSDGPVVVGVDGSPVSENALAAAFEEASQRRAELVAMHAWNDLNIGRFAADPYLLFPVNEIETDERAALAERLAGWQEKFPDVPVRREVGPAAPATELLHWSKTAQLVVVGSRGRGGFRSLLLGSTSNSLVQHAHCPVMVVHPAK; this is encoded by the coding sequence ATGGCACGCGAGTACGGCGATAACGCTCACCACCTGGCTTCCGCGCCCGTCGTGGTCGGAGTGGACGGGTCCGCTGCGGCGGATTCGGCGCTGACCTGGGCGGCCGAGGTGGCCAGGCAGCGCGGCCGAGAGTTGCGCATTGTGCACGGACTGGACCTCAACGGCATGCGGGACGTGTTCGGCCGCTACGACGTCTGGGTGCCACCGGTACTGGACACGGTCCGAAGCGAGGGGGAGGCAATCGTGCAACGGGCCGAACACCAGGTCCGCGCGGCGGCACACGAGCTCGGAGTATCTACGGAGGTGTCGGACGAGAGCCCCGCCGAGTTGCTGCTGCGCCACAGCGCCACCGCATACCTGGTGGTACTCGGCGCCTCCGGAACCAGTGGTCTGCTCGCGCATATGGGTTCGATACTGCTATCGGTGATCAGCCATGCCGAGGGCGCGGTCGTCGTGGTGCGGACGGACCCGGATGCGGACAACGGGGTGCGCTCCGACGGCCCGGTGGTCGTCGGCGTAGATGGCAGTCCCGTCAGCGAGAATGCGCTCGCCGCGGCGTTCGAGGAGGCCTCGCAACGGAGAGCGGAGCTGGTGGCGATGCACGCGTGGAACGACCTGAACATCGGCCGGTTCGCCGCCGATCCGTACCTGCTGTTCCCGGTGAACGAGATCGAGACCGACGAACGGGCGGCGCTGGCCGAACGGCTGGCGGGATGGCAGGAGAAGTTCCCCGACGTGCCGGTTCGGCGCGAGGTCGGTCCGGCCGCACCGGCAACGGAACTGCTGCACTGGTCGAAGACGGCGCAGCTGGTCGTGGTGGGTAGCCGGGGGCGGGGCGGGTTCCGGAGTCTGTTGCTCGGGTCCACTTCGAATTCCCTTGTACAGCACGCCCATTGCCCCGTGATGGTCGTCCATCCGGCCAAGTAG